Proteins from a genomic interval of Thunnus maccoyii chromosome 1, fThuMac1.1, whole genome shotgun sequence:
- the LOC121904692 gene encoding acidic leucine-rich nuclear phosphoprotein 32 family member A isoform X2 yields the protein MDMKKRIHLELRNRTPSDVKELVLDNCRSNEGKIEGLTDEFEELEFLSTINVGLTTVAHLPKLNKLKKLELSDNRISGGLEVLAEKCPNLTHLNLSGNKIKDLSTIEPLKELGTLKSLDLFNCEVTNLNEYRDNVFKLLPQLTYLDGYDKDDKEAPDSDTEVYAEGLDDDEDDEDDIDEEEYDEDAAPGDEEEEEGEEDEEENEEEEDDDLSGEEEEEEDLNDREVDDEDDEEERGQKRKRELDEEGEEDDDD from the exons ATGGACATGAAGAAAAGAATTCACCTAGAGTTGCGGAACCGCACTCCGTCAGAT GTCAAAGAACTCGTGCTAGACAACTGTCGCTCGAATGAAGGCAAGATCGAGGGTCTAACGGACGaatttgaggagctggaattTCTAAGCACAATCAACGTTGGACTGACGACAGTTGCCCACTTGCCGAAGCTAAATAAACTCAAAAAG CTTGAACTCAGCGATAACAGGATCTCAGGAGGGTTGGAAGTGCTGGCAGAGAAATGCCCCAACCTCACACATCTCAACCTCAGTGGCAACAAGATTAAAGACCTCAGCACAATAGAACCATTG AAAGAATTGGGGACCCTGAAAAGCCTAGATCTGTTTAACTGTGAAGTGACAAACCTGAATGAATACAGAGACAACGTATTCAAGCTACTACCCCAGCTCACGTACCTGGACGGGTATGACAAAGACGACAAAGAGGCACCGGATTCTGACACTGAGGTTTACGCAGAGGGTTTAGATGATGACGAGGACGATGAAGACG ATATAGATGAGGAGGAGTACGATGAAGATGCAGCACcaggagatgaagaggaggaagagggagaggaagatgaagaggagaatgaagaagaggaagacgaCGACCTCAGCGGAGAG gaggaagaggaggaagatctGAATGACAGAGAGGTTGACGATGAGGATGACGAGG AAGAGCGAGGTcagaagagaaaaagggaaCTGGATGAAGAAGGGGAGGAGGACGACGACGATTGA
- the LOC121904692 gene encoding acidic leucine-rich nuclear phosphoprotein 32 family member A isoform X1, whose amino-acid sequence MDMKKRIHLELRNRTPSDVKELVLDNCRSNEGKIEGLTDEFEELEFLSTINVGLTTVAHLPKLNKLKKLELSDNRISGGLEVLAEKCPNLTHLNLSGNKIKDLSTIEPLKELGTLKSLDLFNCEVTNLNEYRDNVFKLLPQLTYLDGYDKDDKEAPDSDTEVYAEGLDDDEDDEDDIDEEEYDEDAAPGDEEEEEGEEDEEENEEEEDDDLSGEEEEEEDLNDREVDDEDDEEEERGQKRKRELDEEGEEDDDD is encoded by the exons ATGGACATGAAGAAAAGAATTCACCTAGAGTTGCGGAACCGCACTCCGTCAGAT GTCAAAGAACTCGTGCTAGACAACTGTCGCTCGAATGAAGGCAAGATCGAGGGTCTAACGGACGaatttgaggagctggaattTCTAAGCACAATCAACGTTGGACTGACGACAGTTGCCCACTTGCCGAAGCTAAATAAACTCAAAAAG CTTGAACTCAGCGATAACAGGATCTCAGGAGGGTTGGAAGTGCTGGCAGAGAAATGCCCCAACCTCACACATCTCAACCTCAGTGGCAACAAGATTAAAGACCTCAGCACAATAGAACCATTG AAAGAATTGGGGACCCTGAAAAGCCTAGATCTGTTTAACTGTGAAGTGACAAACCTGAATGAATACAGAGACAACGTATTCAAGCTACTACCCCAGCTCACGTACCTGGACGGGTATGACAAAGACGACAAAGAGGCACCGGATTCTGACACTGAGGTTTACGCAGAGGGTTTAGATGATGACGAGGACGATGAAGACG ATATAGATGAGGAGGAGTACGATGAAGATGCAGCACcaggagatgaagaggaggaagagggagaggaagatgaagaggagaatgaagaagaggaagacgaCGACCTCAGCGGAGAG gaggaagaggaggaagatctGAATGACAGAGAGGTTGACGATGAGGATGACGAGG AAGAAGAGCGAGGTcagaagagaaaaagggaaCTGGATGAAGAAGGGGAGGAGGACGACGACGATTGA
- the LOC121904692 gene encoding acidic leucine-rich nuclear phosphoprotein 32 family member A isoform X4, with protein sequence MDMKKRIHLELRNRTPSDVKELVLDNCRSNEGKIEGLTDEFEELEFLSTINVGLTTVAHLPKLNKLKKLELSDNRISGGLEVLAEKCPNLTHLNLSGNKIKDLSTIEPLKELGTLKSLDLFNCEVTNLNEYRDNVFKLLPQLTYLDGYDKDDKEAPDSDTEVYAEGLDDDEDDEDDEEEYDEDAAPGDEEEEEGEEDEEENEEEEDDDLSGEEEEEEDLNDREVDDEDDEEERGQKRKRELDEEGEEDDDD encoded by the exons ATGGACATGAAGAAAAGAATTCACCTAGAGTTGCGGAACCGCACTCCGTCAGAT GTCAAAGAACTCGTGCTAGACAACTGTCGCTCGAATGAAGGCAAGATCGAGGGTCTAACGGACGaatttgaggagctggaattTCTAAGCACAATCAACGTTGGACTGACGACAGTTGCCCACTTGCCGAAGCTAAATAAACTCAAAAAG CTTGAACTCAGCGATAACAGGATCTCAGGAGGGTTGGAAGTGCTGGCAGAGAAATGCCCCAACCTCACACATCTCAACCTCAGTGGCAACAAGATTAAAGACCTCAGCACAATAGAACCATTG AAAGAATTGGGGACCCTGAAAAGCCTAGATCTGTTTAACTGTGAAGTGACAAACCTGAATGAATACAGAGACAACGTATTCAAGCTACTACCCCAGCTCACGTACCTGGACGGGTATGACAAAGACGACAAAGAGGCACCGGATTCTGACACTGAGGTTTACGCAGAGGGTTTAGATGATGACGAGGACGATGAAGACG ATGAGGAGGAGTACGATGAAGATGCAGCACcaggagatgaagaggaggaagagggagaggaagatgaagaggagaatgaagaagaggaagacgaCGACCTCAGCGGAGAG gaggaagaggaggaagatctGAATGACAGAGAGGTTGACGATGAGGATGACGAGG AAGAGCGAGGTcagaagagaaaaagggaaCTGGATGAAGAAGGGGAGGAGGACGACGACGATTGA
- the LOC121904692 gene encoding acidic leucine-rich nuclear phosphoprotein 32 family member A isoform X3 yields the protein MDMKKRIHLELRNRTPSDVKELVLDNCRSNEGKIEGLTDEFEELEFLSTINVGLTTVAHLPKLNKLKKLELSDNRISGGLEVLAEKCPNLTHLNLSGNKIKDLSTIEPLKELGTLKSLDLFNCEVTNLNEYRDNVFKLLPQLTYLDGYDKDDKEAPDSDTEVYAEGLDDDEDDEDDEEEYDEDAAPGDEEEEEGEEDEEENEEEEDDDLSGEEEEEEDLNDREVDDEDDEEEERGQKRKRELDEEGEEDDDD from the exons ATGGACATGAAGAAAAGAATTCACCTAGAGTTGCGGAACCGCACTCCGTCAGAT GTCAAAGAACTCGTGCTAGACAACTGTCGCTCGAATGAAGGCAAGATCGAGGGTCTAACGGACGaatttgaggagctggaattTCTAAGCACAATCAACGTTGGACTGACGACAGTTGCCCACTTGCCGAAGCTAAATAAACTCAAAAAG CTTGAACTCAGCGATAACAGGATCTCAGGAGGGTTGGAAGTGCTGGCAGAGAAATGCCCCAACCTCACACATCTCAACCTCAGTGGCAACAAGATTAAAGACCTCAGCACAATAGAACCATTG AAAGAATTGGGGACCCTGAAAAGCCTAGATCTGTTTAACTGTGAAGTGACAAACCTGAATGAATACAGAGACAACGTATTCAAGCTACTACCCCAGCTCACGTACCTGGACGGGTATGACAAAGACGACAAAGAGGCACCGGATTCTGACACTGAGGTTTACGCAGAGGGTTTAGATGATGACGAGGACGATGAAGACG ATGAGGAGGAGTACGATGAAGATGCAGCACcaggagatgaagaggaggaagagggagaggaagatgaagaggagaatgaagaagaggaagacgaCGACCTCAGCGGAGAG gaggaagaggaggaagatctGAATGACAGAGAGGTTGACGATGAGGATGACGAGG AAGAAGAGCGAGGTcagaagagaaaaagggaaCTGGATGAAGAAGGGGAGGAGGACGACGACGATTGA